A genomic segment from Treponema sp. Marseille-Q3903 encodes:
- a CDS encoding transketolase family protein — protein sequence MIEFDKRNIRTWSLLGPSGAHGTAAMELAETNPNVLMLTADLCFFSGLERFKNAYPDRIYNTGIAEQNMIGIAAGLAKEGFIPFANTYASFCASRCADQVRVNMSYMKLPIKLIGLTAGYGAGILGATHVSIEDIALMRALPNITVISPADCTEIIKAIIASSKTPDPTYIRLTGPMNTPIVYKEDYNFEIGKAVTLKEGEDVAIIATGSMVAQSLIVAKLLEDDDISCSVINMHTIKPLDVDAIMHANKKHKLIVTAEEHSVIGGLYSAVAECLCKEGLHKPIISIGINDIFVHAGSYKYQMNESGLEPNIIKEKIMNNLSNVQSGGGNRIVYISCLSNSVQEGYNYAA from the coding sequence ATGATTGAATTTGATAAAAGAAATATTAGAACATGGTCTCTTCTTGGCCCAAGTGGAGCGCATGGTACTGCAGCAATGGAACTCGCAGAAACAAATCCAAATGTTTTAATGCTTACAGCAGATTTATGTTTTTTTTCTGGACTTGAACGTTTTAAAAATGCATACCCAGATAGAATTTATAATACAGGTATTGCAGAACAGAATATGATTGGTATTGCAGCAGGTTTAGCAAAAGAAGGTTTTATTCCATTCGCAAATACATACGCAAGTTTCTGTGCTTCAAGATGTGCAGATCAAGTTCGTGTAAATATGTCATATATGAAACTACCAATCAAGTTAATTGGACTTACAGCGGGATATGGTGCAGGAATCCTTGGAGCAACACATGTTAGTATTGAGGATATTGCACTCATGCGTGCACTACCAAATATCACAGTAATCTCGCCTGCAGATTGTACCGAAATAATAAAGGCGATTATTGCATCTTCAAAAACTCCAGATCCAACATATATCAGACTTACTGGACCTATGAATACTCCAATTGTCTATAAAGAAGATTATAATTTTGAAATTGGAAAGGCAGTAACATTGAAAGAAGGCGAAGATGTTGCAATCATAGCAACAGGTTCTATGGTGGCACAGTCTCTTATAGTGGCAAAACTTTTAGAAGATGATGATATTTCATGTTCTGTAATTAACATGCATACTATTAAGCCTTTGGATGTTGATGCAATTATGCATGCAAATAAAAAGCATAAATTAATTGTAACTGCAGAGGAACATAGTGTAATTGGTGGATTATACAGTGCAGTTGCTGAATGCCTTTGCAAGGAAGGTTTACATAAACCTATTATTTCTATTGGAATTAATGATATATTTGTGCATGCCGGAAGTTATAAATATCAAATGAACGAAAGTGGCTTAGAACCAAACATAATTAAGGAGAAAATTATGAACAACTTGTCAAACGTACAGTCAGGGGGGGGCAATAGAATAGTATATATTTCTTGCCTTTCAAATTCAGTGCAGGAGGGATATAACTATGCTGCATAA
- a CDS encoding SDR family NAD(P)-dependent oxidoreductase, with product MLHKGLLEGKVALVTGAGKGIGNKTVERFAEEGAVVYATDIAESSLDSFAQETGKRFDTQIIPIYFDITDESEAKKAILKIKNESGHLDILVNNAGIMRDNVIGMIGQQLIEDVFKINVFSVINMIQLANKLMGRQKSGSIINISSIVGVEGAAGQLVYSASKGAVASLTKAAAKELAPNGIRVNAVAPGLINTGLLQAIGDIKIQENLKNVKIGRLGEPLDVANVILFLASDLSSYVTGEVIGIDGEMQV from the coding sequence ATGCTGCATAAAGGTTTATTGGAAGGCAAGGTTGCTCTTGTGACAGGAGCTGGAAAAGGAATTGGTAATAAAACTGTAGAACGTTTTGCAGAAGAAGGTGCTGTTGTTTATGCTACAGATATTGCAGAAAGCAGTCTTGATTCTTTTGCACAAGAAACAGGAAAACGTTTTGATACTCAGATAATCCCAATTTATTTTGATATCACTGATGAGAGCGAAGCAAAGAAAGCAATACTTAAAATAAAGAATGAATCTGGACACCTTGATATACTTGTTAATAATGCTGGAATCATGCGTGATAATGTTATAGGTATGATTGGACAGCAACTTATAGAAGATGTTTTCAAAATTAATGTTTTTTCAGTTATTAATATGATACAACTTGCAAATAAGTTAATGGGAAGACAGAAATCTGGTTCTATTATAAACATTTCAAGTATTGTTGGAGTTGAAGGAGCTGCTGGACAACTTGTATATTCCGCTTCAAAAGGTGCTGTTGCTTCATTAACTAAGGCAGCAGCTAAAGAATTAGCTCCAAACGGCATTAGAGTAAATGCTGTCGCCCCGGGTCTTATAAACACAGGTTTGTTACAAGCAATTGGTGATATAAAAATCCAGGAAAACCTCAAAAATGTAAAAATTGGCAGACTTGGCGAACCTTTAGATGTAGCAAATGTTATTCTGTTTCTTGCTTCAGATTTATCATCTTATGTAACCGGAGAAGTAATTGGAATAGACGGTGAGATGCAAGTATAA
- a CDS encoding GNAT family N-acetyltransferase, producing the protein MRIVLRPIKLEDGAKIVKWRNTPSVRAHCLNQNPITLESNEEFFHKNIETGIYQQFIVERDMEDYGVAFYPIATVYLKDIDHTNNRCELCIFTSDDEEWNTESQAIAIRMLLDKVFNELNMHKVYSYVFYKFLDEASLLEKAGFTKETILGKEAVNADGEYEDIVRFAITYEEWRKQK; encoded by the coding sequence ATGCGTATTGTTTTGAGACCCATAAAGCTAGAAGATGGTGCAAAAATTGTAAAATGGCGAAATACACCAAGCGTAAGAGCACATTGTCTTAATCAAAATCCTATTACACTTGAGTCTAACGAAGAATTCTTTCACAAAAATATAGAAACAGGAATATACCAGCAGTTTATTGTTGAACGCGATATGGAAGATTATGGAGTTGCGTTTTATCCAATTGCTACTGTGTACCTAAAAGATATTGACCATACAAACAATCGCTGTGAATTATGTATTTTTACAAGTGACGATGAAGAGTGGAATACTGAAAGTCAGGCAATTGCTATAAGAATGCTTTTGGATAAGGTGTTCAACGAATTAAATATGCATAAAGTTTATTCTTATGTTTTTTATAAATTCCTTGATGAAGCAAGTTTACTGGAAAAAGCAGGATTTACTAAAGAAACAATTTTAGGCAAAGAAGCTGTAAATGCTGATGGTGAATATGAAGATATTGTACGATTTGCCATTACATATGAAGAATGGAGAAAACAAAAATAA
- the rfbB gene encoding dTDP-glucose 4,6-dehydratase, which translates to MSRKFHNILITGGAGFIGSNFIHYLFGMSSVESNLFNDANFDGIVVNADCLTYAGNLESLKDVDEKYGSGVVSTGSTTAKQRYFFEKVDICDRPQVERIFKQYDIDTVIHFAAESHVDRSILGPEAFMKTNVMGTFTLLDVAKNYWKKEDDSIRDDVLFHHISTDEVYGSLDETGYFREDTPYDPRSPYSSSKASSDHVVMAYFHTYGLPITLSNCTNNYGPYQFPEKLLPLMISNIRDGKSLPVYGKGENIRDWIYVEDHNRAVWLIVNKGVTGEKYNIGGENEWQNIKLLHKVIELTATQIGKSIEDVEKTITYVKDRPGHDKRYAIDCTKIKTHLGWERKMTFEEGLQETVKWYLKNSDWINHILSGDYKNWISKNYTEQGR; encoded by the coding sequence ATGTCTAGAAAATTTCACAATATTTTAATCACTGGAGGAGCCGGATTCATCGGGTCCAATTTTATCCATTATCTTTTTGGTATGTCTTCTGTAGAAAGCAATCTTTTTAATGACGCAAACTTTGACGGAATCGTTGTAAACGCAGACTGTCTTACATATGCAGGAAATCTTGAAAGTCTTAAGGATGTAGATGAAAAGTATGGAAGTGGGGTAGTTTCGACAGGCTCAACCACTGCAAAACAGAGATATTTCTTTGAAAAAGTTGACATTTGCGACCGCCCTCAGGTTGAGCGGATATTTAAACAGTATGATATTGACACTGTAATTCACTTTGCTGCAGAAAGTCACGTAGACCGCTCTATTCTTGGTCCTGAAGCATTTATGAAGACTAATGTAATGGGAACATTTACTCTTCTTGATGTTGCAAAAAACTACTGGAAGAAAGAAGACGATTCAATCCGCGATGACGTGCTTTTCCATCATATTTCAACTGATGAGGTTTATGGTTCTTTGGACGAGACAGGTTATTTCCGCGAGGACACACCTTATGATCCTCGTTCACCCTATTCTTCATCAAAAGCTTCGTCAGACCACGTTGTAATGGCTTATTTCCATACATACGGACTTCCAATTACTTTGAGTAACTGTACAAACAACTATGGTCCGTATCAGTTCCCTGAAAAACTGCTTCCTTTGATGATTTCTAACATCCGCGACGGAAAGAGCCTTCCTGTTTATGGTAAGGGCGAAAACATCCGTGACTGGATTTATGTTGAAGACCACAACCGAGCTGTATGGCTCATTGTAAATAAGGGTGTTACAGGAGAAAAATACAACATCGGTGGTGAAAATGAATGGCAGAATATCAAACTGCTGCATAAGGTAATTGAACTCACTGCCACTCAGATCGGAAAATCAATTGAAGATGTTGAAAAGACAATTACTTACGTAAAAGACCGTCCTGGACACGACAAGCGTTACGCCATCGACTGTACAAAGATTAAAACTCATCTCGGCTGGGAACGCAAAATGACTTTTGAAGAAGGCTTGCAGGAAACTGTAAAGTGGTATTTGAAGAACAGCGATTGGATCAACCACATTTTAAGTGGCGATTACAAAAACTGGATCAGCAAAAATTATACAGAACAGGGAAGATAA
- the rfbA gene encoding glucose-1-phosphate thymidylyltransferase RfbA, which produces MKGIILAGGAGTRLYPITKAVSKQILPLYDKPMIYYPLSCLMLAGIREILIISTPRDISCFKELFGDGAWIGMKFEYAVQDKPRGLADAFIIGKEFIGNDSVALVLGDNIFYGQRFTSTLRSTREKVERGNGSVIFGYFVKEPAAYGVVEFDKDGKVLGIEEKPANPKSNYAVPGLYFYSNAVVDIAANVKPSARGEIEITSINNEYLNRGELSVELLGRGMAWLDTGTYDGLLEASNFIATIQKRQGMYVSCIEEIAFHNGWLTKEQLLEIAKGYKTDYGRYLEYISEN; this is translated from the coding sequence ATGAAAGGAATTATACTTGCCGGTGGAGCTGGCACCCGTCTTTATCCTATAACAAAAGCAGTCTCAAAGCAGATTCTTCCGCTTTATGACAAGCCGATGATTTATTATCCTCTTTCATGTCTCATGCTTGCAGGAATCCGCGAGATTTTGATTATTTCGACTCCGCGTGACATCAGCTGTTTTAAGGAACTTTTTGGCGACGGCGCATGGATTGGAATGAAGTTTGAATATGCTGTTCAGGATAAGCCTCGTGGACTTGCAGATGCCTTTATAATTGGAAAAGAGTTCATTGGAAATGACAGTGTTGCCCTCGTTCTTGGCGATAATATTTTCTACGGTCAGAGGTTTACTTCTACCTTGCGCAGTACTCGTGAAAAAGTAGAAAGAGGAAACGGCAGCGTAATTTTTGGTTACTTTGTAAAAGAACCTGCAGCATACGGTGTAGTAGAGTTTGACAAGGACGGAAAAGTTCTTGGAATTGAAGAAAAACCTGCAAATCCAAAATCAAATTACGCAGTTCCTGGTCTTTACTTTTACAGCAATGCAGTAGTTGATATTGCAGCAAACGTAAAACCAAGTGCACGCGGTGAAATCGAAATTACTTCAATCAATAACGAATATCTGAACCGTGGTGAACTTTCTGTAGAGCTTCTTGGTCGTGGTATGGCATGGCTTGATACAGGAACTTATGATGGTCTTCTTGAAGCAAGCAACTTTATTGCAACTATTCAGAAGCGTCAGGGAATGTATGTAAGCTGTATAGAAGAAATTGCATTCCACAACGGCTGGCTTACAAAAGAACAGCTTCTTGAGATTGCAAAGGGCTATAAAACTGATTATGGTCGATATCTTGAATATATTTCAGAAAACTAG
- the rfbC gene encoding dTDP-4-dehydrorhamnose 3,5-epimerase, translating into MAFKFKKCELANGTEIKGLYEIQPKLFGDARGYFLETYSEHEFFTNGLTMRFIQDNQSKSSKGVLRGLHFQTKHPQGKLVRALEGKVYDVAVDLRKGSETFGKYYGVILDSEKQNMFYIPEGFAHGFYVLSDEAIFAYKCTDFYDPSGEGGLMWNDPIIGIDWKAVAPDANPLLSDKDGKHPKFNPEGKYFDINGEWNE; encoded by the coding sequence ATGGCATTTAAATTCAAAAAATGCGAACTTGCAAATGGAACAGAAATAAAAGGTCTTTATGAAATACAGCCAAAGCTTTTTGGTGATGCAAGAGGTTATTTTTTGGAAACATATAGTGAACATGAGTTTTTTACAAATGGATTAACAATGAGATTTATACAAGATAATCAATCAAAATCGTCAAAAGGTGTTTTAAGAGGTCTGCACTTTCAGACTAAACATCCACAGGGAAAGCTTGTACGTGCTTTGGAAGGAAAGGTATACGACGTTGCCGTAGACCTTCGAAAAGGTTCAGAAACTTTTGGAAAATATTATGGCGTTATCTTGGATTCAGAGAAACAGAATATGTTTTATATTCCGGAAGGCTTTGCTCATGGCTTTTATGTACTTTCTGATGAAGCTATATTTGCCTATAAATGCACTGACTTTTATGACCCATCTGGAGAAGGTGGATTGATGTGGAATGATCCAATAATTGGAATTGACTGGAAGGCTGTTGCTCCTGATGCAAATCCATTGTTAAGTGATAAGGATGGTAAACATCCGAAATTTAATCCAGAAGGAAAGTATTTTGATATTAATGGAGAATGGAATGAATAA
- a CDS encoding sugar transferase translates to MTRFFDILFSGLAIIILLPFMIPIMIGLKLTGEHDIFYGQTRIGKGGKEFKVIKFATMLRNSPNMTGGLYTTKDDPRILPMGKFLRKTKINELPQLINIFIGQMSVVGYRPTVKAHYMAYPEWCRDKFKNARPGLTGLASIAFRDEENILSSMQDPDTFHQNIIQPYKGQLESWYIDHKNIFLYFKIIFMTAEAVLHPSSKKWHIAFKGLPEIPAELKTYI, encoded by the coding sequence ATGACACGTTTTTTTGATATTTTATTTTCTGGATTAGCAATAATTATTCTCTTACCGTTTATGATTCCAATTATGATTGGATTAAAATTAACTGGTGAGCATGACATTTTTTATGGCCAGACACGTATTGGTAAAGGTGGTAAAGAATTTAAAGTAATAAAGTTTGCAACCATGTTGCGTAATTCACCTAATATGACCGGTGGTTTATATACTACAAAAGATGACCCTCGTATTTTGCCTATGGGAAAGTTCCTTCGTAAAACAAAGATAAATGAACTTCCTCAGTTGATAAATATTTTTATCGGTCAAATGAGTGTTGTTGGATATCGTCCTACAGTAAAGGCTCATTATATGGCTTACCCTGAGTGGTGCAGAGATAAATTTAAGAATGCAAGACCAGGTTTAACAGGTTTGGCTTCCATTGCTTTCCGCGATGAGGAGAATATACTTTCTTCTATGCAAGATCCTGACACCTTCCATCAGAATATAATTCAACCATATAAGGGGCAGTTGGAAAGCTGGTACATTGATCACAAAAACATCTTTTTGTATTTCAAAATAATTTTTATGACAGCAGAGGCTGTGCTACACCCAAGTTCTAAAAAATGGCATATTGCTTTTAAAGGTTTACCAGAAATACCTGCTGAATTGAAAACATATATTTAA
- a CDS encoding UDP-N-acetylglucosamine 4,6-dehydratase: MYDNILSLIGRSKPLFEFDILKNDNFLREEIKKSNFLVIGGAGTIGSAICRELFARNPKVLHVVDINENNMVELVRDIRSSVGYGDGEFATFALDCGSEIFRAFINEQKKRIGGYDYVFNTSALKHVRSEKDPYTLMRMIDTNILNTDSAMLMAKECGAKKYFCVSTDKAANPVNMMGASKRIMEFFLNRRSVEMPVSTARFANVAFSDGSLLYGFNRRLDKNQPLSAPNDVRRYFVTPKEAGQLCVMSCLLGENRDVFFPKLDYDLNLVTFSSIAEKYLKNLGYEPVQCATEDEARSRVNELKAQHKYPVYFFKSDTTGEKDFEEFYTDKERLVMDKFESLGIIKNPVDYDEEKLERFTQTIASLKQKGSWSRGDLIDLFNWMIPNFNHKETGKFLDGRM; encoded by the coding sequence ATGTACGATAATATACTTTCACTTATTGGACGTTCAAAACCACTATTTGAATTTGACATTTTGAAAAATGATAACTTTTTACGAGAAGAAATAAAAAAATCTAATTTTCTTGTTATTGGTGGTGCTGGAACAATTGGTTCTGCAATCTGTCGTGAGCTTTTTGCTCGAAATCCAAAGGTACTCCATGTTGTTGATATAAATGAGAACAATATGGTAGAACTTGTACGCGATATCCGTTCATCAGTTGGGTACGGCGATGGAGAGTTCGCAACTTTCGCACTAGATTGTGGCAGTGAGATTTTCCGTGCGTTTATAAATGAGCAGAAAAAGCGTATCGGTGGCTATGATTATGTGTTCAATACCTCTGCATTGAAACATGTGCGTTCTGAAAAAGATCCTTATACGCTTATGCGTATGATAGACACAAATATCTTAAACACCGATTCCGCAATGCTTATGGCAAAAGAATGTGGCGCAAAAAAGTATTTCTGTGTTTCTACAGATAAGGCTGCAAATCCTGTTAATATGATGGGAGCCAGCAAACGAATTATGGAGTTCTTTTTGAACCGCCGCTCGGTAGAAATGCCGGTTAGCACTGCACGTTTTGCGAATGTTGCCTTCAGTGATGGTTCTCTGCTTTACGGCTTCAACCGCCGTCTGGACAAAAATCAGCCACTTTCGGCTCCGAATGATGTGCGTCGCTATTTCGTTACCCCAAAAGAAGCCGGTCAGCTTTGTGTTATGTCTTGTCTGCTCGGTGAAAACCGCGATGTGTTCTTCCCAAAGCTCGATTATGATTTGAATCTTGTTACTTTCAGCAGCATTGCAGAAAAATATCTGAAAAATCTTGGCTATGAGCCTGTGCAGTGTGCTACAGAAGATGAAGCAAGAAGCCGTGTTAACGAACTTAAGGCTCAGCACAAGTATCCAGTTTACTTCTTTAAGAGTGATACAACTGGAGAAAAGGACTTTGAAGAGTTCTATACAGATAAAGAAAGATTGGTAATGGATAAGTTTGAGTCGCTTGGAATTATTAAAAATCCGGTGGATTACGATGAAGAAAAGCTTGAGAGATTTACACAAACTATCGCCAGTCTTAAGCAAAAAGGTTCGTGGTCTCGTGGGGATCTTATTGACCTTTTCAACTGGATGATTCCAAACTTCAACCATAAGGAAACTGGTAAATTCCTTGATGGCAGGATGTGA
- a CDS encoding winged helix-turn-helix transcriptional regulator: MNSDVATLQNIANTLEEEPLASQRLLAENAGMSIGLMNAVLKRFVERGWIMLSNVNLRKLSYAITPEGIAELTAHRQQFARCAFELANIYKDELCKMISDAKDEGKNTFCLYGKSYIKFLLVYACQILNITFLEKGIDEPIDQNAFCAVGELNDEEVIKSLEAKGCLNLLNVINAGKTL; the protein is encoded by the coding sequence ATGAATAGTGATGTAGCAACATTACAAAACATTGCAAACACTCTGGAAGAAGAACCACTTGCAAGCCAGAGACTTCTTGCAGAAAATGCCGGAATGTCCATAGGTCTTATGAACGCCGTACTCAAACGATTCGTAGAACGTGGCTGGATAATGCTTAGTAACGTAAACCTCAGAAAACTTTCATATGCAATAACACCAGAAGGAATTGCAGAACTCACAGCCCACAGACAGCAGTTTGCAAGATGCGCTTTCGAGCTTGCTAATATTTATAAAGATGAACTTTGCAAAATGATTTCAGATGCTAAGGACGAAGGCAAAAACACATTCTGTCTTTATGGCAAAAGCTACATCAAGTTCCTTTTAGTTTATGCCTGTCAGATTCTCAACATTACCTTCCTGGAAAAAGGCATAGATGAGCCAATAGATCAGAATGCTTTCTGCGCAGTCGGCGAACTAAATGATGAAGAAGTAATTAAGTCTTTGGAAGCAAAAGGCTGCCTCAATCTTTTGAATGTAATCAACGCCGGAAAAACTCTCTAA
- a CDS encoding IS3 family transposase, whose translation MVSENGVIKTECPYNKFGKSKFKSSQISIDDVMAEIAPFIEYYNNERTKQSLGRLSPVQFLEQN comes from the coding sequence ATGGTAAGTGAAAACGGAGTAATAAAGACTGAATGCCCTTACAACAAGTTCGGGAAATCAAAGTTCAAAAGCAGTCAGATTTCCATTGATGATGTTATGGCTGAGATTGCTCCGTTCATTGAATATTATAACAATGAAAGAACAAAGCAATCTCTCGGCAGATTGTCACCGGTGCAGTTTCTGGAACAGAATTGA
- a CDS encoding Dabb family protein has protein sequence MVKHIILWTLKSDLSDKEKENVKKDIKDGLESLKGKIPGLVDIKVTTIGRLSSSTADFMLDSTFENEEALRFYSKHPAHVAVADSKVRPFTSARSCLDFEI, from the coding sequence ATGGTAAAACACATTATCTTATGGACATTAAAATCTGACTTGTCTGACAAAGAAAAAGAAAACGTAAAAAAAGACATTAAAGACGGACTTGAAAGTTTGAAAGGAAAAATACCGGGGCTTGTTGATATTAAAGTAACCACGATCGGGCGCCTGTCATCATCTACCGCCGATTTTATGCTCGACTCCACTTTTGAAAATGAAGAAGCTTTGAGATTTTATTCAAAACACCCGGCTCATGTAGCTGTGGCAGATTCCAAAGTACGCCCTTTCACATCTGCACGTAGCTGCCTTGATTTTGAAATTTAA
- a CDS encoding response regulator: MSFSVLIVEDDPMVAMINEQYVLKNKQFSIAGSCRNGQEALDFLAENKADLIVLDVFMPYMDGIETLKKIREKKINSEVIMVTAANDTATLEETMHLGVIDYLIKPFAFERFQIALQKFASKVSALKENDVLDQDFVDSIISSGGKHGEAVPVNAGAGGASNLPKGIQKHTLEMILDYFKENTNWTTGDSVAEKTGVSIVTVRHYMNYLVQTGKIEEDINYETGGRPSMMYKKI; the protein is encoded by the coding sequence ATGAGTTTTTCAGTTCTTATAGTTGAAGATGACCCGATGGTCGCAATGATAAACGAACAGTATGTACTCAAAAATAAACAATTTTCAATTGCAGGCTCTTGTCGCAACGGTCAGGAAGCTCTCGATTTTCTGGCAGAAAATAAAGCAGATCTCATAGTGCTTGATGTCTTTATGCCGTACATGGACGGAATTGAAACTCTAAAAAAGATACGCGAAAAAAAAATAAATTCCGAAGTGATTATGGTTACAGCGGCTAACGATACGGCAACTCTTGAAGAGACAATGCATCTGGGCGTAATAGATTATCTGATAAAGCCGTTCGCTTTTGAGCGATTTCAGATCGCGCTCCAAAAATTTGCATCAAAAGTTTCTGCACTGAAAGAAAACGATGTCCTGGACCAGGATTTTGTCGACAGCATTATTTCGAGCGGCGGTAAGCATGGGGAAGCCGTGCCGGTAAATGCAGGAGCGGGTGGGGCATCAAATCTTCCAAAAGGGATACAAAAACACACACTTGAAATGATATTAGATTATTTTAAGGAAAACACAAATTGGACAACAGGTGATAGCGTTGCGGAGAAAACCGGAGTTTCAATAGTGACTGTAAGACATTACATGAATTATCTTGTGCAGACAGGAAAAATAGAAGAAGATATAAATTACGAAACAGGCGGCCGCCCATCGATGATGTATAAAAAGATTTGA
- a CDS encoding sensor histidine kinase — protein sequence MKTKSSINEQNKTKKIRKSNAKGRLTSISQYIQLVQLVIIIMTTIFMAVGGVFININSSSKAFNENLQNTSALITRLYDFTRYYDREDLCRYMDNIVEELDDVDIVSIVDKNNNRIYHTNHSLINTQYDGTIPDFAVHKKGYYTENDTGPSGSQRRTYSAIYNSDGAYIGFIMTICLRTSIMTGIMRTVGLFIVVTLLAIFFEVVISKTLSRKIKKEFLEFTEDFEGTKFLVDSMRANNHDFINKLHVILGLVQIGEYDKAVSYIENISIIQRETVSTVMKAIDNPSFAALLIGKIARASECNVKFFLQQGSYFKSSDVGVPSEALVTITGNLIENALDAMNMHSLKNGQSVEQNELSFGVFTKPGELLLTVQDTGGGIKAEIQDKIFENGFSTKGSGRGVGLYHTKQLIESLGGTISFETQSGKGTCFMVNWKSQ from the coding sequence ATGAAAACTAAATCTTCTATAAATGAGCAAAATAAAACTAAAAAAATCAGAAAAAGTAATGCAAAAGGGCGGCTGACTTCGATAAGTCAGTATATTCAGCTCGTTCAGCTTGTCATCATCATCATGACTACGATTTTTATGGCTGTCGGCGGAGTTTTTATAAACATCAACTCAAGCAGCAAAGCGTTTAATGAAAATTTGCAAAATACATCAGCTTTGATCACAAGGCTCTATGATTTTACGCGGTATTACGACAGAGAAGACTTGTGCAGGTATATGGACAACATTGTAGAAGAGCTTGATGATGTCGACATAGTTTCCATAGTAGATAAAAACAACAACCGCATTTATCACACAAATCATTCGCTGATAAACACACAGTATGATGGTACTATTCCTGATTTTGCAGTTCACAAAAAAGGTTACTACACCGAAAACGATACAGGACCTTCAGGCTCCCAGCGGAGAACATATTCTGCAATCTATAACTCAGATGGCGCTTACATCGGATTTATCATGACAATCTGCCTCCGCACTTCAATCATGACCGGAATAATGAGGACAGTCGGACTTTTTATTGTCGTGACGCTTTTAGCAATTTTCTTTGAAGTTGTAATATCAAAAACTTTATCGCGCAAGATAAAAAAAGAGTTTCTCGAATTTACGGAAGATTTTGAAGGCACAAAATTTCTAGTCGATTCGATGCGAGCTAATAATCACGATTTTATAAATAAACTTCACGTGATTTTAGGGTTGGTGCAGATTGGAGAATACGACAAGGCTGTTTCATATATTGAAAATATTTCTATCATCCAAAGAGAAACTGTCAGCACAGTTATGAAAGCGATCGATAATCCGTCGTTTGCAGCTCTTCTGATTGGAAAAATAGCGCGTGCTTCCGAATGCAATGTAAAGTTTTTTTTACAGCAAGGAAGCTATTTTAAGTCTTCAGATGTGGGTGTCCCTTCAGAAGCGCTTGTCACAATAACTGGAAATTTGATTGAAAACGCACTTGACGCAATGAATATGCATTCTCTGAAAAACGGACAAAGCGTAGAGCAAAACGAACTTTCTTTTGGAGTTTTTACAAAACCGGGCGAGCTTCTTCTGACTGTTCAAGATACAGGCGGCGGCATAAAAGCTGAAATACAAGATAAAATATTTGAAAACGGATTTTCAACAAAAGGAAGCGGTCGTGGAGTTGGGCTATATCATACAAAGCAGCTGATTGAAAGCCTCGGCGGTACAATTTCTTTTGAGACGCAATCTGGAAAAGGCACCTGTTTTATGGTAAATTGGAAATCACAATGA